One part of the Nitrosophilus kaiyonis genome encodes these proteins:
- a CDS encoding OprD family outer membrane porin, whose protein sequence is MKKGLLLSAVLANMIFANESFLDYYLEIRGGYIYIDQKQDIDKKAFGIGGNIHFDTKDFYGFKAGVSLYTLQDFGLNPKKEEIAEEFYGEKRDGFSFVNEAYLSYQYKDTQIKAGRFLFDSPHADSDDIMMTPNFFEGYLIKNSSFDNIILTLAHLNKMAGWENGADIKKFVNLNETLGIEEKTDGLSIAALEYEKDNLAFSIWGYKLYDIANIFYIESSYGFSINDLEINFALQFDRAKDSGESLMNDIDTKTFGAMIENSYKNFTLSLAYNKEFGDTGSMFSFGGGPFFTSMEDQTIDGVEDKDAKSYNIGFDYGFDEYNFGLIYGKFEVDDKESYETKEIDAYIEAKLLYDIEAQIVYANINDMTQSNEDKDIFKVILKRSF, encoded by the coding sequence ATGAAAAAAGGATTGTTGTTATCTGCAGTTTTGGCAAACATGATTTTTGCTAATGAAAGTTTTTTGGATTACTATTTGGAAATTAGAGGAGGATATATTTATATTGACCAAAAACAAGATATTGATAAAAAAGCTTTTGGAATAGGTGGAAATATTCATTTTGATACAAAAGACTTTTATGGATTTAAAGCTGGAGTTTCATTGTATACTCTTCAAGATTTTGGCTTAAATCCTAAAAAAGAAGAGATTGCTGAAGAGTTTTATGGCGAAAAAAGAGATGGATTTAGTTTTGTTAATGAGGCTTATTTATCATATCAATATAAAGATACACAAATAAAAGCTGGAAGATTTCTATTTGATTCTCCGCATGCTGATAGTGATGATATAATGATGACACCAAACTTTTTTGAAGGGTATCTAATAAAAAACAGTAGTTTTGATAATATCATACTTACTTTAGCCCATTTAAATAAAATGGCAGGATGGGAAAATGGAGCAGATATTAAAAAATTTGTAAATTTAAATGAAACATTAGGAATTGAAGAAAAAACTGACGGGTTAAGTATTGCAGCACTTGAATATGAAAAAGATAATTTAGCATTTTCTATCTGGGGATATAAACTTTATGATATAGCAAATATTTTCTATATAGAATCATCTTATGGATTTAGTATCAATGATTTAGAAATTAATTTTGCTTTGCAATTTGATAGAGCAAAAGATAGTGGAGAATCTTTGATGAATGATATAGATACTAAAACTTTTGGTGCAATGATAGAAAATTCATATAAGAATTTTACTCTATCTTTAGCATATAATAAAGAGTTTGGAGACACAGGCAGTATGTTTAGTTTTGGTGGCGGTCCATTTTTTACATCAATGGAAGACCAAACAATTGACGGGGTAGAAGATAAAGATGCAAAAAGTTATAACATAGGTTTTGATTATGGCTTTGATGAATACAATTTTGGTCTCATTTATGGAAAGTTTGAAGTAGATGATAAAGAAAGTTATGAAACAAAAGAGATAGATGCATATATAGAAGCAAAGCTTTTGTATGATATAGAAGCACAAATAGTTTATGCGAATATTAATGATATGACACAATCAAATGAAGATAAAGATATTTTCAAAGTAATATTAAAAAGAAGTTTTTAG
- a CDS encoding rhodanese-like domain-containing protein yields MKKIFLFFLIFVAVFAEDKIYYEDDISPKEAYEMQKNGAILIDVRTPGEFIYAGHAIGAINIPIFYYSFKTKDIKSRINFSKLELKKSKALDSHKMYEIIPIENRNFLEDVKQVIKKFPNRALLIICRSGARSQYAANILAKNGINEVYNVEDGFIFGWKKSNLPYGGE; encoded by the coding sequence ATGAAAAAGATATTTTTATTTTTTTTGATATTTGTTGCTGTTTTTGCAGAGGATAAAATCTATTACGAAGATGATATCTCGCCTAAAGAAGCATATGAGATGCAAAAAAATGGAGCAATTTTAATCGATGTTAGAACTCCTGGTGAGTTTATTTATGCTGGACATGCCATAGGGGCTATAAATATTCCTATTTTTTATTACTCTTTTAAAACAAAAGATATAAAAAGCAGAATAAATTTTTCTAAGTTAGAGCTTAAAAAATCTAAAGCTTTAGATTCACATAAAATGTATGAAATTATTCCTATAGAAAACAGAAATTTTTTAGAAGATGTTAAACAGGTTATCAAAAAATTTCCAAACAGAGCATTGTTAATCATTTGTAGAAGTGGCGCAAGAAGCCAATATGCAGCAAATATATTGGCTAAGAATGGAATAAATGAAGTTTATAATGTAGAAGATGGTTTTATATTTGGTTGGAAAAAATCAAATCTACCATATGGTGGAGAATAG
- a CDS encoding phosphatidylserine decarboxylase, producing MRKRVVTNIISAGFGKFASKRFHPILQKFINSSYIKLLGLDMSEFKEARDYKSLNELFTRELIKKRDIDYQEDSIISPTDSLITECGKLKKDKSLQIKGMEYSIDSLLIECKENLNKIYDGDFINFYLSPKDYHRYHVPCDMQILKVIHVPGKLYPVNLRYLKKKINLFIENERVILECKNKEDRLFYIVLVGALNVGQMTLVFEKRVETNKNRELSIYKYNNLWMNKGELLGYFKMGSTVVMLFEKNSVKLDVRPGQNVKFGQKVAKWIKD from the coding sequence ATGAGAAAAAGAGTAGTAACAAATATAATATCAGCTGGGTTTGGAAAATTTGCAAGTAAAAGATTTCACCCAATATTACAAAAATTTATCAATAGTTCATATATTAAACTTCTTGGTTTAGATATGAGCGAATTTAAAGAGGCAAGAGATTATAAAAGCCTTAATGAACTATTTACAAGAGAACTAATCAAAAAAAGAGATATCGATTATCAAGAAGATTCTATAATATCTCCGACTGATTCATTAATAACAGAATGTGGAAAATTAAAAAAAGATAAATCTTTGCAAATAAAAGGCATGGAATATAGTATTGATTCTTTACTTATTGAATGTAAAGAAAATCTAAATAAAATATATGATGGTGATTTTATAAATTTTTATCTTTCTCCTAAAGATTATCATAGATATCATGTTCCTTGTGATATGCAGATTTTAAAAGTTATTCATGTTCCTGGCAAGTTGTATCCTGTTAATTTAAGATATCTTAAAAAAAAGATAAATCTTTTTATAGAAAATGAAAGAGTTATACTTGAGTGTAAAAACAAAGAAGATAGACTTTTTTATATTGTTCTTGTTGGGGCTTTAAATGTAGGGCAAATGACCTTGGTATTTGAAAAAAGAGTAGAAACAAATAAAAATAGAGAATTAAGTATTTATAAATATAATAATCTTTGGATGAATAAAGGCGAATTATTGGGATATTTTAAAATGGGCTCAACTGTTGTTATGCTATTTGAAAAAAATAGTGTAAAATTAGATGTAAGACCTGGACAAAATGTTAAATTTGGTCAAAAAGTTGCAAAATGGATAAAGGATTAA
- the gltX gene encoding glutamate--tRNA ligase — MLRFAPSPTGDMHIGNLRVAIFNYIVAKQKNERFLLRIEDTDIERNIEGKDKEIMEILKKFNIKWDELLYQSQNINFHQNFAYKLLQEKKAFACFCTPQELEIEREKAKKEKRAYRYSGKCEEITIEEASKRAEPFVIRIKKPKSSIKFEDILKGKMSFDPNEVDSFVILRADGRPTYNFACAIDDMLHDITYVIRGEDHLSNTPKQIHIRKALGYTKDIIYCHLPIILNIHGKKMSKREKASSVKWLLEEGFLPEAIANYLILLGNKTPKEIFTLNEAIEWFDLKNLSNSSPKFDIDKLRYINREHLKLLQEEKLAKLLGYEDSQIGELAKIYLEEASTLNELKNKIDKIFNEKRDYKDFEKEANILKENILEVIKNSENFDEFKKELMKKSSLKGKQFFKPLRIMLTNQEHGPELSKIFPILKNKIEEVAKWW, encoded by the coding sequence ATGTTAAGGTTTGCGCCAAGTCCTACAGGAGATATGCATATAGGAAATTTAAGAGTTGCTATATTTAATTATATTGTTGCAAAACAAAAAAATGAGAGATTTTTACTTAGAATTGAAGATACTGATATTGAAAGAAATATTGAGGGAAAAGATAAAGAGATAATGGAAATTTTAAAAAAATTTAATATTAAATGGGATGAGCTTTTATATCAAAGCCAAAATATAAATTTTCATCAAAATTTTGCATATAAACTACTTCAAGAGAAAAAGGCTTTCGCTTGTTTTTGTACACCACAAGAATTAGAAATTGAAAGAGAAAAAGCTAAAAAAGAAAAAAGAGCCTATAGATATAGTGGAAAATGTGAAGAGATTACCATAGAGGAAGCTTCAAAAAGAGCTGAACCTTTTGTTATTAGAATCAAAAAGCCAAAATCTTCAATAAAGTTTGAAGATATTTTAAAAGGAAAAATGAGTTTTGATCCAAATGAAGTTGATTCATTTGTAATTTTAAGAGCAGATGGAAGGCCAACTTACAATTTTGCATGTGCAATTGATGATATGTTACATGATATTACCTATGTAATAAGAGGCGAAGACCATTTATCTAATACTCCAAAACAGATACATATAAGAAAAGCTCTCGGATATACAAAAGATATCATATATTGTCATCTTCCAATTATTTTAAATATTCATGGTAAAAAAATGAGTAAAAGAGAAAAGGCCTCTAGTGTGAAATGGCTCCTTGAAGAGGGTTTTTTGCCAGAAGCTATAGCAAATTATCTAATTTTACTTGGCAATAAAACTCCAAAAGAGATATTTACACTAAACGAAGCAATAGAGTGGTTTGATTTAAAAAATCTTTCAAATTCAAGCCCAAAATTTGATATAGACAAATTAAGATATATAAACAGAGAACATCTTAAACTACTTCAAGAAGAAAAACTTGCAAAACTGTTAGGATATGAAGATAGCCAAATAGGAGAATTAGCAAAAATATATCTTGAAGAAGCAAGTACATTAAATGAATTAAAGAATAAAATAGATAAAATTTTCAATGAAAAAAGAGATTATAAAGATTTTGAAAAAGAGGCTAATATATTAAAAGAAAATATATTAGAAGTTATAAAAAATAGTGAAAATTTTGATGAATTTAAAAAAGAGTTAATGAAAAAGAGTTCATTAAAAGGAAAACAGTTTTTTAAACCTTTAAGAATAATGCTAACTAATCAAGAGCATGGACCAGAACTTAGTAAAATTTTTCCAATATTGAAAAATAAAATTGAAGAGGTAGCAAAATGGTGGTAA
- a CDS encoding YggT family protein — MVVISTLLEAIANILHMVINIYIWVVIIAALISWVRPDPFNPIVQTLYRLTEPVYHFIRRYIPTVIGGIDLAPLIVIIALQFIDLFLVKLLFQLAYSL; from the coding sequence ATGGTGGTAATATCAACACTTTTAGAAGCGATAGCAAATATTTTACATATGGTTATAAATATCTATATTTGGGTAGTGATTATTGCAGCATTAATAAGCTGGGTTAGACCTGATCCATTTAATCCTATTGTTCAAACTTTATATAGATTGACTGAACCTGTATATCATTTTATAAGAAGATATATTCCAACAGTTATTGGAGGAATAGATTTAGCTCCATTGATCGTTATAATTGCGCTTCAATTTATTGATCTGTTTTTAGTAAAATTATTGTTTCAATTAGCATATTCACTGTAA
- a CDS encoding transglycosylase SLT domain-containing protein, with protein MRFLIFLLPLLLFSKEVTLDFLSSKPASVAKDYYIWKFFDQNITKKEAWEAFYQIKNVNRKIFLKFAPKSGDSEVIKIAKCMKKIEFPKDSSCIAVWPTPYRFINKDFKTQEKILKKIKPFKIYTKYWILHQKHPFFLLLKYKHLFLDIYMSVGDKFREETLNYAIPTYILNDLKKDKRFDSFINLAATNPKLKKVHFSFFNLNPDELSHNSSFMIAMLAIKYNLLNLAKRYLKNAKEKAYYTFDIDKCNFWLYLISKNKKYLNELLKSKDLNIYTYYAYEKMGKKINIKKVKLENESFKFNDINRSKIIYISSPAVSIDTNKNQNINDPFLWLEILNSIKNMNKEELFNYSKKFKSKKLLPVYAFIIEKLSKYSIHPFITPYENLLKNLSVKKRALIYAIARQESRFIPSSISHSFALGVMQIMPFLAKAIAKDKKIKNFDLDMMFNEKKNIEFAIYHLKFLEKKLSHPLLIAYAYNGGIGFLKRKIVEKNIFDNSKFQPFLAMEMIPYSESRKYGKKVLLNYIIYLNIFEEKEKLISLIKKLKLFDHNHRF; from the coding sequence ATGAGATTTTTAATATTTCTGTTACCTCTTTTACTTTTTTCAAAAGAGGTAACTCTTGATTTTTTATCTTCAAAACCAGCTTCTGTTGCTAAAGATTATTATATATGGAAATTTTTTGATCAAAATATTACAAAAAAAGAGGCTTGGGAGGCTTTTTATCAGATAAAAAATGTAAATAGAAAAATCTTTTTAAAATTTGCTCCAAAAAGTGGGGATAGTGAAGTTATAAAAATTGCAAAATGTATGAAAAAAATAGAATTTCCCAAAGATTCTTCTTGTATTGCTGTTTGGCCGACTCCTTATAGATTTATAAACAAAGATTTTAAAACCCAAGAAAAAATTTTAAAAAAAATAAAACCATTTAAAATATATACAAAATATTGGATATTACATCAAAAACACCCTTTCTTTTTGCTTCTAAAATATAAACATCTTTTTTTAGATATCTATATGAGTGTAGGAGATAAATTCAGAGAAGAAACATTAAATTATGCAATTCCAACATATATTTTAAATGATTTAAAAAAAGATAAAAGATTTGATTCATTTATTAATTTAGCAGCGACAAATCCAAAACTAAAAAAAGTACATTTTTCTTTTTTTAACTTAAATCCAGATGAACTATCTCATAATAGCAGTTTTATGATAGCAATGCTTGCAATAAAATATAATCTTTTAAATTTGGCAAAGAGATATCTAAAAAATGCAAAAGAAAAAGCTTACTATACTTTTGATATTGATAAATGCAATTTTTGGCTATATCTTATTTCAAAAAATAAAAAATATTTAAATGAGCTACTTAAATCAAAAGATTTAAATATTTATACCTATTATGCTTATGAGAAAATGGGTAAAAAAATAAATATAAAAAAAGTAAAATTAGAAAATGAGAGTTTTAAATTTAATGATATTAATAGATCAAAAATAATTTATATCTCATCTCCTGCTGTTTCAATTGATACAAATAAAAATCAAAACATAAATGACCCATTTTTATGGCTTGAAATTTTAAATAGTATAAAAAATATGAATAAAGAAGAGCTTTTTAATTATTCTAAAAAATTTAAATCAAAAAAACTATTGCCAGTTTATGCATTTATAATTGAAAAATTATCAAAATATAGCATTCACCCATTTATAACGCCATATGAAAATTTGCTTAAAAATTTGAGTGTAAAAAAGAGAGCTTTAATATATGCTATTGCAAGACAAGAGAGTAGATTCATACCCTCTTCTATCTCTCACTCATTTGCATTAGGTGTTATGCAAATTATGCCATTTTTGGCTAAAGCAATTGCAAAAGATAAAAAGATAAAAAATTTTGACTTAGATATGATGTTTAATGAGAAAAAAAATATTGAATTTGCTATTTATCATCTCAAATTTCTTGAAAAAAAATTATCTCATCCACTGTTAATTGCTTATGCATATAATGGAGGAATAGGTTTTTTGAAAAGAAAAATAGTTGAAAAAAATATTTTTGATAATAGTAAATTTCAACCATTTTTAGCAATGGAGATGATCCCATATAGTGAAAGTAGAAAGTATGGTAAAAAAGTGTTATTAAACTATATAATATATCTTAATATTTTTGAAGAGAAAGAGAAATTAATTTCTCTTATTAAAAAATTAAAACTGTTTGACCATAATCATCGCTTTTAA
- the mobB gene encoding molybdopterin-guanine dinucleotide biosynthesis protein B, with translation MRLAIAFTGPSNSGKTTLIEKIAKKLIDKYKIVIVKNDPKDKAKFDIEGKDSYKFFQTGAEVVITSPTRTTYFSHRKKNIENIINMVDDFDIMLVEGLKTLPLPRIAIFRNTIDESYFDYIKAVAIDESIDKSKIPQNIEILDLNDIDSIIDWIFKNAKRV, from the coding sequence ATGAGATTGGCTATAGCTTTTACTGGGCCATCAAATAGCGGAAAAACTACTCTTATAGAAAAAATAGCTAAAAAACTAATTGATAAATATAAAATCGTTATTGTAAAAAATGACCCAAAAGATAAAGCAAAATTTGATATAGAGGGAAAAGATAGTTATAAATTTTTCCAAACAGGAGCAGAAGTGGTCATAACATCTCCTACAAGAACAACATATTTTTCTCATAGAAAAAAAAATATTGAAAATATTATCAATATGGTTGATGATTTTGATATTATGTTGGTTGAAGGTTTAAAGACTCTGCCGCTTCCAAGAATAGCAATTTTTAGAAACACTATAGATGAAAGCTATTTTGATTATATAAAAGCTGTAGCTATAGATGAAAGCATAGATAAAAGTAAAATTCCACAAAATATTGAAATTTTAGATTTGAATGATATTGATTCAATAATAGATTGGATTTTTAAAAACGCAAAAAGGGTTTGA
- a CDS encoding class 1 fructose-bisphosphatase, producing MQEIFEAIKKSAKKIHQAIIHEDFGYCEGENCSGEQQLKLDVLSDNIIEEELSKINSVKILASEEKSDPITINENGKYLIGYDPLDGSSLIDVDLSVGSIFGIYENSFNGKDLVASAYIVYGPRVELVIATIKVERYILKNDDFVFMEELKLNEKGKLNAPGGTQKEWYPHHKELVESFFKEGYRLRYSGGMVPDLHQILVKGGGIFSYPGTNDKPMGKLRRVFEVFPFANVYEKAGGFAINDKGERLLDLNIENIHQTTPCFFGSHYEIKRVKEYYSKGKQWKKQ from the coding sequence ATGCAAGAGATTTTTGAAGCTATAAAAAAAAGCGCAAAAAAAATTCATCAAGCTATAATTCATGAGGATTTTGGTTATTGTGAGGGAGAAAACTGTTCTGGAGAACAGCAATTAAAACTGGATGTTTTAAGTGATAATATTATTGAGGAAGAGCTTTCAAAAATAAACTCTGTAAAAATTTTAGCAAGTGAAGAAAAAAGCGATCCAATAACAATTAATGAAAATGGAAAATATCTAATAGGGTATGACCCACTTGATGGAAGTAGTTTAATTGATGTTGATTTAAGTGTAGGATCAATTTTTGGAATTTATGAAAATAGCTTTAACGGAAAGGATCTTGTGGCATCAGCTTATATTGTTTATGGACCAAGAGTTGAGTTGGTAATTGCAACAATTAAAGTAGAAAGATATATTTTAAAAAATGATGATTTTGTGTTTATGGAAGAGTTGAAACTTAATGAAAAAGGGAAATTAAATGCTCCAGGAGGAACACAAAAAGAGTGGTATCCTCATCATAAAGAACTTGTAGAATCATTTTTTAAAGAAGGTTATCGTTTAAGATATTCTGGAGGTATGGTTCCAGACCTTCATCAAATTTTAGTAAAAGGTGGAGGTATTTTTAGCTATCCAGGGACAAATGACAAACCTATGGGTAAGTTAAGAAGAGTATTTGAAGTTTTTCCATTTGCAAATGTTTATGAAAAAGCTGGTGGATTTGCTATAAATGATAAGGGGGAAAGACTTTTAGATCTAAATATAGAAAACATTCATCAAACAACTCCTTGCTTTTTTGGATCACACTATGAAATCAAAAGAGTTAAAGAGTATTACTCAAAAGGGAAACAGTGGAAAAAACAGTAG
- the metG gene encoding methionine--tRNA ligase, producing MQKKMYITTPIYYVNDVPHIGHAYTTIIADSAARFFRLRGYDTFFLTGTDEHGQKIEQSAKAKGKTPKEYADEISAKFKELWDYFDISYDKFIRTTDKEHIIGVQKAFEIMYERGDIYKGTYEGHYCISCEAFFPESQLIEGEFCPDCGKVTTIVKEESYFFRLSKYQEDLLKWYEEADPILPKSKKNEVIRFVEAGLNDLSITRTSFDWGIKLPKSINDPKHVMYVWLDALLNYITALGYGTDEKLMHYWPADYHLVGKDILRFHAIYWPAFLMSLGLPLPKHIAAHGWWTRNGEKMSKSKGNVVDPKKVADAYGLENFRYFLLREVPFGQDGDFSQRALIDRINSDLSNDLGNLLNRIIGMSGKYFDYEIKSSDLEKYHKKEIEEIKNITQSLEKYIYDMKFNRYLEELWKTLSIANRSIDFYAPWSKMKEGKTDEAMATISLVANILAKCAILLYPIMPKTSSKIADALDFEINQESFEKYIENFEYLNNFTIKKIPPLFPKIEEPLMQETKKEPKKEAKKETKEEKGLISIDDFLKVEIKVGTILEAVEVPKSKKLLKIMVDLGEEKPRQIVAGIKEYYNPQDLIDMQVCVVANLKPAKLMGILSEGMILAAKDEDGLTLISPQKRKKPGTLVK from the coding sequence ATGCAAAAAAAGATGTATATAACTACTCCTATATATTATGTAAATGATGTTCCACATATTGGTCATGCTTACACAACAATAATAGCAGATAGTGCTGCAAGATTTTTCAGGCTAAGAGGATATGATACATTTTTTCTAACAGGTACAGATGAACATGGACAAAAGATTGAACAATCTGCAAAAGCAAAAGGAAAAACTCCAAAAGAATATGCTGATGAGATAAGTGCTAAATTTAAAGAGCTTTGGGACTATTTTGATATTAGCTATGATAAATTTATAAGAACAACAGATAAAGAGCATATTATAGGTGTTCAAAAAGCATTTGAGATTATGTATGAAAGAGGAGATATATATAAAGGTACATATGAAGGGCATTATTGTATCAGCTGTGAAGCGTTTTTTCCTGAATCTCAATTGATAGAGGGTGAATTTTGTCCAGATTGTGGAAAAGTTACAACTATTGTAAAAGAGGAAAGCTATTTTTTTAGACTCTCAAAATATCAAGAGGATCTACTAAAATGGTATGAAGAGGCGGATCCAATTTTACCAAAATCTAAAAAAAATGAAGTTATAAGATTTGTTGAAGCTGGTCTTAATGATCTATCTATTACAAGAACAAGTTTTGATTGGGGGATAAAACTTCCTAAATCCATAAATGATCCAAAACATGTTATGTATGTTTGGCTTGATGCTCTTTTAAACTATATAACTGCTTTAGGGTATGGAACTGATGAAAAATTAATGCATTATTGGCCGGCTGATTACCATCTTGTTGGGAAAGATATTTTAAGATTTCACGCAATTTATTGGCCAGCATTTCTAATGAGCCTGGGCCTTCCTTTGCCAAAACATATAGCAGCTCATGGCTGGTGGACAAGAAATGGCGAAAAGATGAGCAAATCAAAAGGAAATGTTGTTGATCCAAAAAAAGTAGCAGATGCTTATGGATTAGAAAATTTTAGATATTTCTTATTAAGAGAAGTTCCTTTTGGTCAAGATGGAGATTTTAGTCAAAGAGCGTTAATTGATAGAATAAATAGTGATCTAAGTAATGACCTTGGAAACCTGTTAAATAGAATAATAGGGATGAGTGGTAAATATTTTGATTATGAAATTAAAAGCTCTGATTTAGAAAAATACCATAAAAAAGAGATTGAAGAGATAAAAAATATAACTCAATCATTAGAAAAATATATCTATGATATGAAATTCAATCGTTATCTAGAAGAGCTTTGGAAAACTCTATCTATTGCAAACAGATCTATAGACTTTTATGCTCCATGGAGTAAAATGAAAGAAGGAAAAACAGATGAAGCTATGGCAACAATATCATTAGTTGCAAATATATTAGCCAAATGTGCGATTTTACTCTATCCTATAATGCCTAAAACCTCTTCTAAAATTGCAGATGCTCTTGATTTTGAAATAAACCAAGAAAGTTTTGAAAAATATATAGAGAATTTTGAATATTTAAATAATTTTACAATTAAAAAAATACCACCTCTATTTCCAAAAATTGAAGAACCATTAATGCAAGAAACAAAAAAGGAGCCTAAAAAAGAGGCAAAAAAAGAAACTAAAGAAGAAAAAGGTTTAATTTCAATTGATGACTTTTTAAAAGTAGAAATAAAAGTAGGTACTATATTAGAAGCAGTTGAAGTTCCAAAAAGCAAAAAACTTCTAAAAATTATGGTTGATCTTGGTGAAGAAAAGCCAAGGCAGATAGTTGCTGGCATAAAAGAGTACTATAATCCTCAAGATCTTATAGATATGCAAGTTTGTGTTGTAGCTAATTTAAAACCTGCAAAACTCATGGGGATTTTAAGTGAAGGAATGATTTTAGCTGCTAAAGATGAAGATGGTTTAACTCTTATTTCACCTCAAAAAAGAAAAAAGCCTGGAACTTTAGTTAAATGA
- a CDS encoding calcium:proton antiporter, which yields MESSDKPSSLHLSDLFSAYWDIFFGIIFGILAFLSHTKGLTYTSTILAAISIGALSVTISEIAEILAERLGEPYGSFVLTFSAVAVEILLLFMILNGEGHSTVESLATVKSGIISAVIVDMNVLLGLAVFVGGLAFKEQEHNEDTSSTYTTILFVSALALLVPSLLQFSDNPEEKLTKASVIISVMLILFYVIIYIFQTKTHSHFFKSTARSRIMRMKRKIGEEEEEEEHYIFDKFPNFLNLFIIFLLILYVGFVAEIFATDGMPVFKELGISTGLAGLIIAIISVSPELFTAIKAAKDDQIQRVINIAMGASTVSILLTVPILMFLAYINHIHFTLDFNSLQIGALIFTVILAWKTTDDGETNYIEGISHLMLFSCFAVIAALY from the coding sequence TTGGAATCTTCAGATAAACCCTCATCCCTTCATTTATCTGACCTGTTTTCTGCATATTGGGACATCTTTTTTGGTATTATTTTTGGAATTCTTGCTTTTTTATCTCATACAAAAGGTTTAACTTACACCAGTACAATTTTAGCTGCTATATCAATAGGGGCACTCTCAGTCACAATCTCAGAAATTGCAGAAATTTTAGCTGAAAGACTTGGAGAGCCTTATGGTAGTTTTGTATTAACATTTAGTGCAGTAGCAGTTGAAATTTTACTATTGTTTATGATTTTAAATGGAGAAGGACATTCTACAGTTGAGAGTTTAGCAACTGTAAAAAGTGGAATAATATCTGCTGTTATTGTTGATATGAATGTATTGCTTGGACTTGCTGTTTTTGTAGGTGGACTTGCTTTCAAAGAGCAAGAGCATAATGAAGATACATCAAGTACTTATACAACAATTTTATTTGTTTCAGCACTTGCACTTTTAGTTCCAAGCTTACTACAATTTTCAGATAATCCTGAAGAAAAATTAACTAAGGCTAGTGTAATAATATCGGTTATGCTTATTCTTTTTTACGTAATTATATATATTTTTCAAACTAAAACTCACTCTCACTTTTTTAAATCAACTGCAAGAAGTAGAATAATGAGAATGAAAAGAAAAATTGGAGAAGAAGAGGAAGAAGAGGAACACTATATTTTTGATAAATTTCCTAATTTTTTAAACCTTTTTATAATATTTCTTTTGATTCTATACGTTGGTTTTGTTGCTGAAATATTTGCCACTGATGGTATGCCCGTTTTTAAAGAACTTGGAATCTCGACTGGGCTCGCAGGTTTAATTATAGCTATAATAAGTGTATCTCCTGAACTTTTTACTGCAATTAAAGCTGCAAAAGATGACCAGATTCAAAGAGTTATAAACATTGCAATGGGGGCATCAACGGTATCTATTTTGTTAACTGTTCCAATACTTATGTTTTTAGCATATATAAATCATATCCATTTTACATTAGATTTTAACTCTTTACAAATAGGTGCTTTGATATTTACTGTAATACTAGCTTGGAAAACAACAGATGATGGTGAAACAAACTATATTGAAGGAATTTCACATTTAATGCTTTTTTCATGTTTTGCAGTCATTGCAGCACTTTATTGA